CCCTCAACGGCTTCCCGTACGCGGCCTTCCAGGCGCCGGTGGTGAAGGGCGCGGTCTACCACCCGGACTGGACCACCCCGGAGCGGCTCGGGTACACGCTGAACCTGGCCCGGGTGCTGGCCGACCTGCTCCCCGACGACGCGGCCCGCGGCTCGGTCTCCACCCTGCCGCTGGCCTGGCGGACCCCGTGGGACGCCGACCGGGCCGACGCCGCCCGGCGCCGCCTCGACGAGCTGGCCGCCGGGCTCGCCGCGGTGGAGCGGGAGACGGGCCGGACCGTCCGGGTCGGCTTCGAACCGGAACCGGGCTGTCTGGTGGAGTCGACCAGACAGGCCCGCGAGGTATTGTCGGCCATGGATACCGACCGGCTCGGGATCTGCCTCGATCTGGCGCACCTCGCCTGCGCCTGGGAGGAGCCGGTCGAGGCGCTGGGCCGGCTCCGGGACGCCGGGCTGCCGGTGGTCAAGGTGCAGGTCTCCGCCGCCGTCGAGGCCAGCGACCCGGCCGGCTCGGCCGAGGCGCTGCGCCGCTGGGTCGAGCCGCGCTTCCTGCATCAGACCCGGGCCGCCGGCTGCGCCGGCGCCGCCGACCCGGCCGACCCGGCGTACGCGGCCGACGACCTGGACGTCGCCCTCGACGCGCGGCTGCCCGGGGCGTGGCGGGTGCACTACCACGTGCCGCTGCACGCCCCGCCCGAGCCGCCGCTGCGCTCGACCATGCCGGTGCTGCGGGCCGCCCTCGCCGCGCTCTTCGCCGGGCCGGTGGCCGGCTGCGACCACCTCGACGTCGAGACGTACACCTGGGGGGTGCTGCCGGAGGCGCGGCGGCCGCGCACCGACGCGGAGCTGGCCACCGGCATCGCCGCCGAACTGGCCGTCGCCCGCGACGAGCTGCTCGCGCTCGGACTGGCCGCACCGGCGGGGGTGGTGGCGTGAGCGCGAGGAGTGAGCCGGGTTGGCGAGCCCCGCAGTCGCGAACGAAGGAGGGTGCCGCATGAGCAAGCGCCTCGTGGTGCTGGACGTGGTGGGCCTGACCCCGCGGCTGCTGGCGCACATGCCCCGGCTGCGCGCGGTCGCCCAGGCCGGCTTCCAGGCCGAGCTGGGCACCGTGCTGCCCGCGGTGACCTGCTCGGTGCAGTCCACCTTCCTCACCGGCGAACCGCCGTCGGGCCACGGCATCGTCGGCAACGGCTGGTACTTCCGCGACCTCGGCGAGGTGCTGCTCTGGCGGCAGCACAACGCGCTGGTCGGCGGGGAGAAGCTGTGGCAGGCGGCCCGCCGGGTCGAGCCCGGCTACCGGGTCGCCAACGTCTGCTGGTGGTACGCGATGGGCGCCGACGTGGACTGGACGGTCACCCCGCGCCCGATCTACTACGCCGACGGGCGCAAGGAGCCGGACTGCTGGACCGACCCGCCCGAGCTGCACGACGAGCTCACCGGCGCGCTCGGCACCTTCCCGCTCTTCACCTACTGGGGGCCGGGCGCCGGGCTGCCCTCGTCGGCCTGGATCTGCCGGGCCGCGGAGCAGATCCTGGCCGATCACGCGCCGGACCTCACCCTGGTCTACGTCCCGCACCTCGACTACGACCTGCAACGGTTCGGCCCGTCCTCGCCGCAGGCCGCCGCCGCGGCGGCCGAGCTGGACGGGGTGCTCGGGCCGCTGCTGGACGCCGCCCGGGAACGGGACGCCACCGTGGTGGCGCTGTCGGAGTACGGCATCACCGACGTCTCCCGCCCGGTCGACGTCAACCGGCTGCTGCGTGCGGAAGGGCTGCTGCGGGTCTACACGCAGGACGGGATGGAGTACCTGGACCCGTGGACCTCCCGCGCCTTCGCCGTGGCCGACCACCAGGTCGCGCACGTCTACGTCAAGGACCCGGCCGACGTGCCGGCGGTGGCGAAGCTCTGCGCGGCCCTGCCCGGGGTGGCCGAGGTGCTGGACGCCGCCGGCCAGGCCGGCTACGGGCTGGACCACGAGCGTTCCGGTGAGCTGGTGCTGGTGGCCGAGCCGGACGCCTGGTTCACCTACTACTACTGGCTGGACGACGGCCGCGCGCCCGACTTCGCCCGGCTGGTGGAGATCCATCGCAAGCCCGGCTACGACCCTGCGGAGCTCTTCTTCGACCCGGCCGCCCCGGTCGCGGCGAAGCGCCGGGCCGCGGTGGCGCTGGCCCGCAAGAAGCTCGGGATGCGCTACCTGATGAGCGTGGTCGGGCTGGACGCCGGGGCGCGGGCCGTGCGCGGCTCGCACGGCCGGCTGCCCGCCGACCCGGCGGACGGGCCGGTGCTGCTCTGTTCCGACCCGGCCGCGGCCCGGGACCGGGTCGCCGCGACCGACGTGAAGGGTCTGCTGCTGCAGCTGGCCGGATTGGCCCGGGAGGCGCCGTGACCCTTGCCGTCGCACCGACCGACCCGGCCCTGCTGCGGGACCGCTTCGACGCCGCGCTCGCCGCGTTCCTGCGCGGGCGGCGGCCGGGTCGGTCGGACGACGGTACGGGGGACGTCCACGCCGTGCTGCGCCGGTTCGTGCTGGCCGGTGGCAAGCGGCTGCGGCCCCTCTTCTGCTACTGGGGCTGGCGTGGCTTCGGCGGCCCGGACGGGCAGCCGATCGTGGTCGCGGCGGCGGCACTGGAGCTGTTCCACGCCTTCGCCCTGATCCACGACGACATCCTGGACCGCAGCGAGCTGCGGCGCGGCCGGCCCTCGGTGCACCGGATCTTCGCCGACCTGCACGCCCGCTCCGGCTGGCGCGGTGACCCCGAGGCGTACGGCCGGGACGCCGCCCTGCTCTGCGGCGACCTCTGCGTCGCCTGGTCGGGGGAGATGTTCCACGGTTGCGGGCTGGAACCCGCGCGGGTCCGGCCCGGCCTCGCCGTCTTCGCCCGGATGCGGGCGGAGGTGATCGCGGGGGAGTACCTGGACGTGGTCTCGGCGCTCGGCGACGGCTCGGTGGCCACCGCGCTGGCGGTGATCCGGATGAAGACCGCCCGCTACACGGTGACCCGCCCGTTGCAGGTCGGTGCGGCGCTGGCCGGCGCCGCCCCGGCCGACGTGGACGCCCTCACCGCCTTCGGCGACCCGCTCGGGGACGCCTTCCAGCTCCGCGACGACCTGCTCGGGGTCTTCGGCGACCCGGCGGTGACCGGCAAGTCGAACCTGGACGACCTGCGCGAGGGGAAGCCGACGGTGCTGATGGCGCTGGCCCGGGAGTCCGCCGACCCGGTCCGGGCGGCGCGGCTGCGCGCGCTGGTCGGCCGGCCCGCCCTGGACGAGGCCGGCGCCGCCGAGGTCCGCGGGATCGTCGAGGCGGTCGGCGCCCGCGCCGCGGTCGAGGGGATGATCCGGGCCCGCGCCGACGCCGCCCTGGCCGCGTTGGACCGGCTCCCGCTGGCCGGGCCGGCGCGAGCCGCCCTGGCCGACCTGGCCGCCCGCGCGATCGACCGCAGCCGGTGACCTGACGGGAGGGGACGCGGTCACGCCTCGCGTTGGCCCCTCCCACCAGCAAGGAGAGCGACATGCGGAAAGTCCTCCGAACGGTCCTCGGCGCGGCGGCCGCCGTTTCCGCCACCCTCGCCTGCACCAGCCAGGACATCCCGGCCGACGCCGACGACGACCCCTACGACGTGCTGATCTTCACCAGGACCACCGGCTTCCGGCACGACTCGATCCCGGCCGGCATCCAGGCCGTCCGCGAACTCGGCGCGGCGAACAACTTCACCGTCACCGCCACCGAGGACGCCGCGCAGTTCACCACCGCCAACCTGGCCCGGTACGAGGCGGTGGTCTTCCTCAACACCACCGGCGACGTGCTCGGCCCGGCCCAGCAGGCCGCGTTCGAGGCGTACATCGGTGCCGGCGGCGGCTTCGTGGGCGTGCACTCGGCGGCCGACACCGAGTACGACTGGCCCTTCTACGGCCACCTGGTGGGCGCGCGGTTCGCCGCCCACCCGGCGATCCAACAGGCGACCGTGACGGTGGAGGACCGCACGCACCCCGCCACCGCGCACCTGCCGCAGACCTGGACCCGCACCGACGAGTGGTACGACTACCGCACCAACCCCCGCTCCTCGGCACACGTGCTGGCCAGCCTGGACGAGTCGTCGTACGTCGGCGGCGCGATGGGCGGTGACCACCCGTTCGCCTGGTGCAGGGCGTACGCCGGCGGGCGCTCCTTCTACACCGGCGGCGGGCACACCCAGGCGTCCTACGCCGATCCCGCGTTCCGCGCCCACCTGCTCGGCGGCATCCGGTACGCGGCCGCCCGGGCCCGGGCCGACTGCGGTCCGTAGACCGCGTCGTGCTGTGCCGGCCTTCCGCGCCGGCTCCAGCCCGCCTAGAGTGAGGGCGGCGACCGCGAGGTGGCCGGTGACCCGACGGGAGGCGCAACCCGTCGGGCCCAGGCGCGACCGCGCCCACCGGTGCTCCGTCGGGTCGCCCGCACCCGGTCGTCCCTCGCCCCGGTCGCTACGGAATCCCCCATCACGACAGGGGAGAAGGACAATGGCGCGACCCATCACGCTCTTCACCGGCCAGTGGGCCGATCTTCCGTTCGACGAGGTCTGCCGGCTCGCCGCCGAGTGGGGGTACGACGGCCTGGAGATCGCCTGCTGGGGCGACCACTTCGAGGTCGACAAGGCGCTCGCCGACGACTCGTACGTGGACCGGAAGCGGGCCACCCTCGCCAAGCACAACCTCCAGGTCTTCGCCATCTCCAACCACCTGGTCGGCCAGGCGGTCTGCGACCACCCGATCGACGAGCGGCACCAGGACATCCTCCCGGCCCGGATCTGGGGCGACGGCGAGCCGGAGGGCGTACGCCGCCGCGCCGCCGAGGAGATGAAGGACACCGCGCGGGCGGCGGCGAAGCTCGGGGTGAAGACGGTGATCGGCTTCACCGGCTCGTCGATCTGGCACACCCTGGCGATGTTCCCGCCGGTGCCGCCGGCCATGATCGAGCGCGGCTACCAGGACTTCGCCGACCGGTGGAACCCGATCCTCGACGTCTTCGACGAGGTGGGGGTCCGGTTCGCCCACGAGGTGCACCCGAGCGAGATCGCCTACGACTACTGGACCACCAAGCGGACGCTGGAGGCGATCGGCCACCGGCCCGCCTTCGGGCTGAACTGGGACCCCTCGCACTTCGTCTGGCAGGAGCTGGACCCGGTCAACTTCATCTTCGACTTCGCCGACCGGATCTACCACGTCGACTGCAAGGACGCGAAGGTCCGCACCGGTGACGGCCGCCGTGGCCGGCTCTCCTCCCACCTGCCCTGGGCGGACCTGCGCCGCGGCTGGGACTTCGTCTCCACCGGCCACGGCGACGTGCCGTGGGAGGACTGCTTCCGCGCGTTGAACGCGATCGGCTACACCGGCCCGATCTCCATCGAGTGGGAGGACGCCGGCATGGACCGGCTGGTCGGCGCGCCCGAGGCGCTCCAGTTCGTCCGCCGGCTCGCCTTCGACGCCCCCGCCGCGGCCTTCGACGCCGCGTTCAGCAGCAGCCGCGACTGACCCGTCGTGCCCCGGGGGCCGGCCGCGCCGGGCCCCGGGGCGCAGCTCAGCAGGCCGCGAAGACCTGGTCGCTGACCAGGCGCGCCGCGCCGACCAGGCCGGCCCGGTCGTCCAGGTCGGAGAGGACGATCGGCATGCTGCCGGTGGCCAGCGGGGTCGAACGCCGGTAGACCACGCCGCGGATCTCGGCGAGCAGGACCGGCCCGATGCCGGGCGCCGCGCCACCGATGATCACGATGGCCGGGTTGACGAAGCTGACCAGACCGACCAGCACCTGGCCGAGCCGGCGGGCGGCGTCGCGGACCAGGGTCTGCGCGGTCGGGTCGCCCTCGGTCGCCGCCCCGGCGACGTCGGCCATGGTCAGCGTGCCGTCCCCGGCCAGTCGCTCGGCGAGCGCCGTCGAGCGCCCGCTCCGGGCGGCGGTCACCGCCTCCCGCACCAGGGCCGGATCCGCGCAGTACGCCTCGACGCAGCCGCTGTTGCCGCAGACGCAGAGCGGCCCGTCCTCGGCGAGCTGGAGGTGGCCGATGTCGCCGGCCCCGCTGGCCGCGCCCCGGTACAGGGCCCCGCCGAGCACCAGCCCGCAGCCGACCGCGCTGCCCAGCTTGACGTAGAGGAAGTCGTCGAACGGCCGGCCGGTGCCGGCGTGCCGCTCGCCGAGCGCCATCACGTTGGCGTCGTTGTCGACCTGCACCGGGCAGCCCAGGTCGGCGGCG
This sequence is a window from Micromonospora sp. NBRC 110009. Protein-coding genes within it:
- a CDS encoding ROK family transcriptional regulator yields the protein MTMIGPENADQARLLRLLRDDGPRSRVELADALGLPRARFTAEVERLTAQGLVEGAGPAASRGGRRSSLLRIAGQVRFGAVVVGDGQLDVALTDGELTVLSRHREPVDVRLGPEAVVGRAVERLGKLRAEAGLARFTGVGVALPAPVAVRDGAPVSPPALPGWHRFPVRDTIAADLGCPVQVDNDANVMALGERHAGTGRPFDDFLYVKLGSAVGCGLVLGGALYRGAASGAGDIGHLQLAEDGPLCVCGNSGCVEAYCADPALVREAVTAARSGRSTALAERLAGDGTLTMADVAGAATEGDPTAQTLVRDAARRLGQVLVGLVSFVNPAIVIIGGAAPGIGPVLLAEIRGVVYRRSTPLATGSMPIVLSDLDDRAGLVGAARLVSDQVFAAC
- a CDS encoding polyprenyl synthetase family protein → MTLAVAPTDPALLRDRFDAALAAFLRGRRPGRSDDGTGDVHAVLRRFVLAGGKRLRPLFCYWGWRGFGGPDGQPIVVAAAALELFHAFALIHDDILDRSELRRGRPSVHRIFADLHARSGWRGDPEAYGRDAALLCGDLCVAWSGEMFHGCGLEPARVRPGLAVFARMRAEVIAGEYLDVVSALGDGSVATALAVIRMKTARYTVTRPLQVGAALAGAAPADVDALTAFGDPLGDAFQLRDDLLGVFGDPAVTGKSNLDDLREGKPTVLMALARESADPVRAARLRALVGRPALDEAGAAEVRGIVEAVGARAAVEGMIRARADAALAALDRLPLAGPARAALADLAARAIDRSR
- a CDS encoding alkaline phosphatase family protein, which gives rise to MSKRLVVLDVVGLTPRLLAHMPRLRAVAQAGFQAELGTVLPAVTCSVQSTFLTGEPPSGHGIVGNGWYFRDLGEVLLWRQHNALVGGEKLWQAARRVEPGYRVANVCWWYAMGADVDWTVTPRPIYYADGRKEPDCWTDPPELHDELTGALGTFPLFTYWGPGAGLPSSAWICRAAEQILADHAPDLTLVYVPHLDYDLQRFGPSSPQAAAAAAELDGVLGPLLDAARERDATVVALSEYGITDVSRPVDVNRLLRAEGLLRVYTQDGMEYLDPWTSRAFAVADHQVAHVYVKDPADVPAVAKLCAALPGVAEVLDAAGQAGYGLDHERSGELVLVAEPDAWFTYYYWLDDGRAPDFARLVEIHRKPGYDPAELFFDPAAPVAAKRRAAVALARKKLGMRYLMSVVGLDAGARAVRGSHGRLPADPADGPVLLCSDPAAARDRVAATDVKGLLLQLAGLAREAP
- a CDS encoding sugar phosphate isomerase/epimerase family protein: MARPITLFTGQWADLPFDEVCRLAAEWGYDGLEIACWGDHFEVDKALADDSYVDRKRATLAKHNLQVFAISNHLVGQAVCDHPIDERHQDILPARIWGDGEPEGVRRRAAEEMKDTARAAAKLGVKTVIGFTGSSIWHTLAMFPPVPPAMIERGYQDFADRWNPILDVFDEVGVRFAHEVHPSEIAYDYWTTKRTLEAIGHRPAFGLNWDPSHFVWQELDPVNFIFDFADRIYHVDCKDAKVRTGDGRRGRLSSHLPWADLRRGWDFVSTGHGDVPWEDCFRALNAIGYTGPISIEWEDAGMDRLVGAPEALQFVRRLAFDAPAAAFDAAFSSSRD
- the eboE gene encoding metabolite traffic protein EboE; the protein is MRFRHADGSNVHLGYCTNVHPAEDLAGVLAQLDTYAVGVRRALGADRLGLGLWLAAPVAAELAADPAARRRLRQELTVRGLEVVTLNGFPYAAFQAPVVKGAVYHPDWTTPERLGYTLNLARVLADLLPDDAARGSVSTLPLAWRTPWDADRADAARRRLDELAAGLAAVERETGRTVRVGFEPEPGCLVESTRQAREVLSAMDTDRLGICLDLAHLACAWEEPVEALGRLRDAGLPVVKVQVSAAVEASDPAGSAEALRRWVEPRFLHQTRAAGCAGAADPADPAYAADDLDVALDARLPGAWRVHYHVPLHAPPEPPLRSTMPVLRAALAALFAGPVAGCDHLDVETYTWGVLPEARRPRTDAELATGIAAELAVARDELLALGLAAPAGVVA